The Flavobacteriales bacterium genome contains a region encoding:
- a CDS encoding peptidylprolyl isomerase gives MKIISAPFISLLIVVSILGNVYSQSNVIDQVVVKVGGNIILQSDIREQKEQLSAQGAPEKDIECSVIEQLVLQKLFIHQAKMDSVDVSDSQVDAELDRRLRYFVSQFGSEQKLEEYYGKKIIEIKEEFKEAIRDALLAQRMQQKVIGEVQVSPLEIKEYFEKIPTDSLPFVNSEVMVAHIVKIPTISRTRKKEVKEKLEEIRQRVISGESMSAMAASYSQDPGSAAQGGEIKKVLRGTMVKEFEAMAYSLNVNEISEIFETQFGFHFIQLTNRRGEELDLRHILLKLNPAIEELVKAEKQIDSVSILISSVDSMTFEKAAIMFSDDEETKNNGGIVINPVTGNTLFEMGEIDRSLYGAMASLKVGDVSKPVLFSTADGKQGVRIVKLLRRTEPHRANMKDDYQKIKLACEGSKKQEILKNWVEKKAKNVFIEIVDDYSECDYGYNWIN, from the coding sequence ATGAAGATAATAAGTGCCCCATTTATTTCTCTATTGATAGTCGTATCTATATTGGGAAACGTATATAGCCAAAGCAATGTAATCGATCAAGTAGTTGTGAAGGTAGGTGGAAATATTATTCTACAATCCGATATAAGAGAGCAGAAAGAGCAACTGAGTGCACAAGGAGCTCCTGAGAAAGATATCGAATGCTCAGTAATTGAACAGTTGGTTCTGCAAAAACTCTTTATTCATCAAGCTAAAATGGATAGTGTAGATGTGTCAGATAGTCAGGTTGATGCTGAATTAGATAGAAGGCTAAGATATTTTGTTTCGCAATTTGGATCAGAACAAAAGCTGGAAGAATACTATGGAAAGAAAATAATAGAAATTAAAGAAGAGTTTAAAGAGGCGATAAGAGATGCATTATTAGCCCAAAGAATGCAACAGAAAGTTATTGGAGAGGTTCAGGTTTCCCCTTTAGAAATTAAAGAGTATTTCGAGAAAATACCTACTGATAGCTTACCATTTGTAAACTCTGAAGTAATGGTAGCTCATATTGTTAAAATCCCAACAATTTCAAGAACGCGAAAAAAAGAAGTAAAAGAGAAATTAGAAGAAATAAGGCAAAGAGTAATAAGTGGAGAAAGTATGTCTGCCATGGCAGCATCGTACTCTCAAGATCCTGGTTCTGCAGCTCAGGGAGGAGAGATAAAAAAAGTTCTGAGAGGCACTATGGTTAAAGAGTTTGAGGCCATGGCATATTCATTAAATGTAAATGAGATAAGTGAAATATTCGAAACTCAATTTGGATTTCATTTCATCCAATTAACCAATAGAAGAGGAGAGGAGCTTGATCTAAGGCATATCTTACTCAAGCTAAACCCTGCAATAGAAGAGTTAGTTAAAGCAGAAAAGCAAATTGATAGCGTTAGTATTTTAATTTCTTCTGTGGATAGTATGACTTTTGAAAAGGCCGCAATTATGTTTTCTGATGATGAAGAAACTAAAAATAATGGAGGTATTGTAATTAATCCTGTCACTGGGAATACCTTGTTTGAAATGGGAGAAATCGATCGAAGCTTGTATGGGGCGATGGCAAGTCTGAAAGTGGGAGATGTTTCTAAGCCTGTATTATTTTCTACCGCAGATGGAAAGCAAGGGGTAAGGATTGTGAAATTATTAAGAAGGACTGAACCGCATCGAGCTAATATGAAAGATGACTACCAAAAAATTAAATTGGCTTGTGAAGGATCAAAAAAACAAGAGATATTAAAAAATTGGGTGGAGAAAAAGGCTAAAAATGTATTTATAGAAATTGTTGATGATTATAGCGAATGTGATTATGGCTATAATTGGATAAACTAA